AGTGCATAACCTTTTTGTAAAAACTTGGTCAGCCTTCAAGCGCAGAGGACTCGGTTGACAGGCTTATAGGTTTTTGACAGGATTTACAGGATTTACAAGATTTACAGGATTTTTGGCGGCTAAGCCACTTCATCATATCCTGTAAATCTTGTAAATCCTGTCAAAAATTGAATGTCCGCTGACCTGCCTAAGTTTTTACACCTTTTTCACCCATCTGGGGCGATGCCATCACTGGTTTCGCCCTTCTTATTTTGGCAAAAACACCTACTTTCGCCCCATCTTAATCAACACGACCCAAACACCATTTCACAAGATTTTTTTCATTCGCACTCATTGCTCATCGCTCTACACCTATGGGAGATATACAACTTGACGACTGGAAACTTGAACAGGAAGAGTGGCTCGAAGCCATCGAGGAAGTCCTTGAAAATCAGGGCAAAGGCCGCACGGAAGAGCTCTTTCAACGCCTTCGTCACCTCATTGCCCGCAGGGGCGTGGCCAACGGCGGCCCTGCCTTGAACACACCATACCTCAACACAATTGCGCCCGACGACCAACCCGCATACCCCGGCGACCTCGCGCTCGAACAACGCATCGAGAACGTCATCCGCTGGAATGCCCAAGCAATGGTGTTGCAAGCACAGGACAAAGACCTTGCATTGGGAGGTCACATTGCCACTTATGCGGCCTCCGCCACCATGACGGAGGTGCTGTTTCACCACTTCCTGCGCAAACGCTCGGCAGACTATGGCGGCGACCTCTTCATGTTTCAAGGCCACGCTTCGCCCGGCATCTATGCCCGCGCCGTGTGGGAAGGCCGCTTGCCCTTGCAGGCGATTGCCGATTTCCGGCAAGAGACAATTGGCGGCGTGTCGAGTTATCCCCACCCGCGCCGTATGCCCCAATTTTGGCAAGCACCCACCGTCAGCATGGGGCTTGGCCCCATGACCGCGCTTTATCAGGCGCGTTTTTACAAATACTTGGAAAACAGAGGATTGAAACCCCAAAACGGCGGCAAAGTATGGCATTTCATTGGCGACGGCGAAATTGACGAACCCGAAGTGTACGGAACCATCGGCCTGGCCAGCCGCGAACATCTGGACAACGTGATATTTGTGGTTCACTGCAATTTGCAACGCCTCGATGGCCCCGTGCGCGGCAACGGAAAAGTCATTCAAGAAGTGGAGCGCCATTTCTTTGGCGCGGGATGGGAAGTCATCAAAGTGATTTGGAGCAGCGATTGGGATGAATTGTTGGCAAAAGACGAGGAAGGCATCTTGCTCACGCGCTTTGAGCGCCTCGTGGATGGCCAATTTCAGGAAATGGCTTCTGCCAACGACGGCGCACTGACGCGCAAAATGCTCATCGGCAGTGACGAACTGAGCGAGCAGATTAGTGCCCTGCTGTCCGACATCTCCGACGAGCAGCTGGCCAAAATGCGGCGCGGCGGCCACGATGCGGAAAAAATATACGCAGCCTACGACCGCGCCGTGAAATCCAACAAGCCTGTCGCCATCATCGTCAAAACCGTCAAAGGCTACGGCATGGGAAAAGCCGCCGAAGGCAAAAACAAGGCGCACCAAACCAAAGACCTCAGCGACGACAGCCGCGTGGAGACCAAAAACCGCTACGGCATCCCGCTCTCCGACGAGGAAGCAAAGGCCGCCAAGTTTTGGTATCCAGATGCCAATGCGCCAGAGACAAAATACCTGTTGGAACGCCGCAAGGCATTAGGCGGTTTTTTGCCGGAACGCTCCGAAACCTTTGAAAAATTCAACCTGCCGTCGCTCGATTTTTTTGACAAACAGCTGAAAGGCAGCGATTCTGGCAAAACATTTTCCACTACTGGCGCAATGGTGGACATCATGCTTCAGTTGGCTCGAAATCAGGAAGTTGGCAAATACATCGTGCCAATCGTGCCCGACGAGGCACAGACCTTCGGCATGGAGTCACTGTTCAATTCCTTACAAATCTGGAATCAAAAAGGCCAACTCTACACCCCGCTCGAAATCGGCATTTCGGTCATCAAATACAAAGAGTCCAAAACAGGGCAAGTGCTCCAAGAAGGCATCAACGAGGACGGCGCGACAGCCTCTTTCACTGCTGCTGGCACAGCCTACTCCTTGCATGGGTTGCCGATGGTGCCTTTCTACATCTACTACTCCATGTTCGGCTTCCAGCGCGTGGGCGACATGGTATGGGCGGCTGCCGACATGATGGCCAAAGGCTTTTTGCTCGGCGCCACCGCTGGCCGCACCACGCTCAATGGCGAGGGTTTGCAGCACGAAGACGGCCACTCGGTGCTAATCGCCCAGACGGTTCCTTCCGTCATTCCGTACGACCCGGCATTTGCCTACGAACTAGCGGTCATCATACACGACGGCCTGCGGCGGATGTTTGTGGAGAACGAGCATAAAATCTACTATATCACGCTATACAACGAAAACCTCCTGATGCCGCCCATGCCAAAAGGGGTCGAGGAAGGCATCAAACGAGGGCTTTATCGTTACAAAAAATCCGATAAAAAACCCGCAAAAGACGGCGCAAAGGCACACCTCTTGGGTTCAGGCGTCATCATGGAGCAGGTACTCAAAGCAGCTGAAATCCTCGAAAGCGAAGGAGTCAGCACCGACGTGTGGAGCGCCACCTCGTGGACAGAACTTTACCGCGATGCAGTCTCTTGCGACCGTTGGAATATGCTGCACCCCGGCAAGGAAGAAAAAGTGCCGTACATACAGCAGGCTTTGAAAGGCGAACATGGCGTGTTCGTCAGCGCCAACGACTGGATTAAACTCACAGCAGGCCAGCTCGCCCCCTGGATGCCACAGGATTTCACCGCGCTCGGCACAGACGGCTTCGGCCTTTCCGACAGCCGCGAGAACCTGCGCGATTACTTCGAGATTTCGCCCAAATACATCGCCTTCGCGGCGGTGCGCCTTTTGCAAAAACAAGGCAAGGTGACGGAAAAAGCCGTGCTAGAATTTATGAAAAAATACGGCGTGGAGAGTGAGAAAGTGGAGCCGATGTCAGTCTAACTTTTTGAAAAATCCTGAATCGGCGCACACTAACTTTGCGGCTTGTTTTCACCACTTTCAATTTTTTTAAAATGACCATCAGAATCGTATCCGCCATCATCGCAATCACCCTTGCGTTTGCGTCGTGCAAAAACGACTCCCCCAAACAAGAGACAACACCTCCGGCTGATGCCGCCGCTACAGGCAATGCTATCGCTACCGAAGACGCCGCACAAATTGCACTTCCAGAGAGCAACATGCCCACCTTGTCCGCTCCCGGCTCGGCAGTTGCGACGCAACAACCCGCACCCGCCGCTACTGGCGGCAGCGGTGCCGCGCCAAAGACAAACCCGCCACACGGCCAACCGGGCCATGTGTGCGGAGTGCCTGTTGGGTCTCCGTTGGACGGCTCGGCCGCTGCCAAACCAGCAGCTACCCCCCAGCCCGCGTCCGCGCCCCCCCCTGCTCCCACACCGCAACCCGCCGCGAACGTGACCGTCGAGCCGGGCACCAACCCGCCTCACGGCCAACCGGGTCATGTGTGTGGCACCCCCGTCGGAGCGCCTTTGCCCAAGCAGTAAAAGAACGTTGTGCCCACACGGCTCGTGCTCCCAACCATCGGTTGGGAGCACGAGCCTTTTCCACTTAACGCCCTTTCATGTCTTCGTTCAATTGCCGATAATTGATTTTCCCACCGTTGCTTTTTAAGTGCGCCACAATGATGAGCGCCCGCTCAATGCGCTTTTCCGAGGCTTTCACTTGGCCAACGATGTAGAGGAGGGTGCGTATTTTGCCGGGAGTGAGCGCATGAAACAAGCGGCTGCCCTCCTCATCCTGCGCCAGCACCTCCGCCAATTCCTCGGGCATGGGCAAACCATACTCACTCTCGTCTTTGCGAAGGCTGACGCGTACCATCGAACCGGGTTGCAGCCCCAATTTATCGCGGGTCTTTTTGTTGACCATTATCAAAAAAGAACCATCTCCCTTAGGCAGCAACGCGCACTGATACTCCATTTTTTCATTCAACACGCACACGACACGGCGGGCATCCCCCTGAATGAGTGCACCTGCCACCGCATCGGGCACGACAAAATGAAAGCCCCACAGGTTGTTGCCAGAGGCTTCCAAAACAGATTGAAATTGATAGGTCTCGTCAGTATTCATAAGTGCAATGTGGTAATCCGTGAACGTGGAGGTTCGGGGCGATTTTTACTGAAATTCAACCACAAATTCGGCGGCACGCAACCCATCTTGCTCCACCACGCATTGCTCAGGCGTGGGCAACATTTCGGTCACGAGCAAAGGCCCGCGTTGTTGGCGCAGCATTTTTGCAAACAGCTGCATGGACAAGGGACTATTCACATCAAAGTATTGAGGTTTCCCATGTGAAAATCGGGCAAAGAATCTTTGAGGCACTTCTATGTCTGGCAGTTCTTTCCGAACCAGCCGAAAAAAACGCGACTCGCGCTGCTCAAAACGCCACCGTTCCAATAGCACGTCTTCTATGTTCCACATTTTTCGCGCTACAAACAAAGAGCCATGCGCCACCCGCTCCGCAACGCGCCAACCTGCCCCACCTTCCGCCCAACGACGATGAGCCAGCAACCGTTCCAACGATATTTGCGGCATCCCCAAGTGCCACAGCACCTGCATGGCGGGCGGGCGGGTTTTTGGTGCCTCAAGGCCGAGGTCAGAGAAAACAATGGGCTTATTGGATTCACGGTCAATCAATTGCAGGCAACCTGCCTTCCATCGTACCTCCAAACTGCCAAGCAACACCATCCGACCATCGCGCATCGGATTTGTTCGCCCATCGGGAACAGCAAGAGCATCGTGAAACAAAGCCGGTTGAAAATTGGCGTTCGACCACCCCTGCCACGGGAAGGCCACCGTCAGCACCTCTTCATCGAAGCCCGTCCCTTGGGGCCCATCCACGTTCCAATGCTGCAACTGCGATGTGGCCTCCGCCGGGAAAAGATGCAACCAGCGAGCGAACATTTTGCCCCCCCCCGCAAAAAGCGCGTTCACGACAGCGGAATAACCACCCGATTCGTTGCGAAAGACTTGCAAAAGCGCCCCCATCTTTCCCACAAAATCCTGAGCGCACCGCCCCGCTCTATTTTCCGAAGTCGCTGTGTTAGACGCAAAAAAACGTTCGCAAAAATCAAGGAACCCTAGATGCTGCCCATCTGCCATATTGCGCTGGGCAAATGCGACAAGTCTCGCACGGAAGGGCGGCATCGCTGATGCCTTGTTTGCTTGCCAGCAGGTTGCCAAGTCTTTTGCGAATGTTTCCATCGTTTCCAAGGGGACGTTGGATTCCACCGATTGAGTCACATCTTCGAAGAAAATTTGCTCGGGTGGGATGGCTGGCAACGAGCCGCCGTGTTTTTCAAAAAAAGCGCTCGCCATCTCAAGTGTCTCATGCTGCATGACCCGCGCATCCTCCAGCGGCTGGTGAGGCAGGGTGCGGGCCGCCACGCGCATCCACTGCAAAAACGCCGCGGCATCCACGAGCAAAGGCGTGTGGGCGGGCAAAAAACCGAGAAAGTTGTAGAGGGCGCCACACCATGCGGGTGACAAACCTTTTTCGGGCAACTCCCACTCCAAGAGCCCATAATCTATCAGGTCAAAAACCCTTGCTGCCACCTGAGCACGCGCGGCATCCACCTTTTCCTCCAATCGTGAGAGAATAATCGAGTAAAGCATTTTTCCGCCCTGTTCCAAAAGCCATTCCACGATAAGGCCTGCTATCGGGTCGCCTTCCAACTTTTGAAAAGACTCCTGTTCGCCATCAAAATAAAGCCAAGTCCAGCGAGGGTTCGTGTTCGCTCGAACGATGCTTGGATTCAGTGTAAGTTGGAGCGCCTCATAAAAAGCCGGTTCGCGCAGCAACATCTCGTAGAGCGCCGGCAGCATCGCAACATTGGGCGTGGCCTGTGATTTGCCAAAAGTCACTGCGGCTTGCGAGCCGTGTTGCCAAAGCGCCACCGTCGTGAATCGGCTCAAGGGCGAGGTTTTGACCACGGCGCGGGTTAAATATTGATAGAGCGAAAGCGCCGTCTGTCGGGACTTTTTATTCAAGCGGTCGAGCGAGCATTGCGAAAACTCTGGCAAACAGTGGAGCAAATCATGGCTGGCAAAAAGCAAGGCACGGCGCAGGTTTTCGTCGTTGGCTGCCTTCTGCATCAAGCGATAATTGTCCTTCACGACCTGTTCGTATCGCTGGTCGAAAGTGTCAAGCGCCTTCGTTTTTTCTTCCCAACGAAGCAGATTTTCAAGGAGTTGAGCGATGGCTGGCTCGTGCTGGTTTTCGAGAAGCAGTTGAAAAAAGGCCGCGCTTGGCATTTTCTTTTTTGCAAAAAAATCACGTCGCGCATTGTAAATGGCCGTGCGCAAGGGAGAAGCACCAAGCGCGACAAGGGCTGCGTCGAAACACTCCCGCACGCGCTCGGCCACCTGATCTTCCGCCGCCTCTTCTGATGGCCATTCGGCAGAAATTGTTTCGAGCCATCGCAAAGGCAACCCTGCGACCCGGATAAGCACCAATGGGGAAAGCGAAATGGAATGATGGCTGGTCATTGAGATGGGTCTTTTCGGTTGTTCAAGGTCATCATCATCAGCCGCGCAATTTCAACACTTCCCCCGATTTTATGGAAAAAATCTCATTGCTAACGGCACTTATCGTCTTGGCTTTTTCATTGAATGCCCAACAGGAAAACGAATCGTCGTTTTTCTGGGGGATGATGGCAGGATATGAGCACCAATTGCTCGGCATCGAGACATTGCCCAATAGCGAGCCTGACCGGATGTGGGCAGAGTCGAAGGGGCCGGCACACGGCGCGAGCCTAGGTGCCTTTTGCTCGTGGCGGTTCAGACAAGGTTTGGCCATCCGAACATCCTTGTCGGTCGCCACTATGCGCAATGGGGTTCATTTCCATCCGCAAGGCTTGCAGCATTTTCGGTTCACCGACGCGGAGTTGCCCTTGCATTTCGTGCTGACCAACCCTACAAAAAAAAACGCACCCTTGCATGGCTCGCTGTTGTTGGGTGCTCGGCTGGGATGGAATTTTGCTCGTCAAAATATTGAAAATCTAAGGCTTCTCAACGAAAGGGTCGGCTTGGACGTGGGGCTTGGGGTGGAAATAAAATTGAAGAGCTGGCGATTGCAGCCAGAGTTTGTCTATTCGCACTGCGTCAACAATCTGCACAACGTGACCAACGCAAAGTACGATTGGGTGACCGGCCGGGTGGTGCGCGACCGCTTGTCGCTGCGCGTGTTGGTGTGGAGATAATGAGTCAGGTCTGTTCGGCTTGGGCTGCCATAAACTTCGCGGCGCCGTCCAGCTCGTCATAGAATGCTTGCCCGTATTTGCGTACGATGGCATCCTTCACAAACTGATACACCAGCACTTGCTCCTTTTGGCCCAACTCGCAAGCGGCGCTACAAATATGCCACTCGTCGTAGTTGAGCGCCTCGAATCCCGCCACCACGTTCTTTGCAACCCTCACCGGGTACAGATGGCAAGAAATCGGCTTCTGAAAATCAATGATGCCCGCTTTCCACGCCCGCTCTATTCCACATTGGGCAATGCCCGTCGCGTCAAGCGTCATGTAAGCGCAAGGGCCATTGTCCACCAAGGAGGTAGCCCACTCTCCCGTCTCCTGCACCCGAACGTATTTGCCTTGCGCCTCAATGGCAGTGATGCCTGCCGGGCTTAGAAATGCTTTTATTTTTTCAAAAATAGTCTCCAAGACAGGCAACTCGCTCTCTTCCAACGGCGCTCCATAGTCGCCTTCCCAACAGCAAGCACCTTTGCAAGCGGTTAGGTTACAGACGAATTGTTGTTCCACCAAGTCGTCAGACACGAGTTTGTCTTGAACAATAATCATTTGTCGGTCAGTTTTTTCAACAATTCCTGCATTCGTTTTCGCTCTTCCCGTTTCTGGACGGTGACGGGCGGCGCGGCGCGTTCGGCACAGTCGGCCAAGGCGCAACGCTCGCAAGTGACGTTCACGGTGACGCGGGAGATGGCAGGGTCGTTCCAGAATCGGATGGTCTGCTTGGCGTGGTCATCTAGCAGCACGCCGATGGTGACGCTCACGTTGCGGCCCTTTGTCGGATAGCCGGGTTTTGCGACGGCGATGCAGAGGTATTCCTCACCCGTGTCGAGAAAGGCGGCTCGCTGCACGCCGCTCAAAAACCGCGAGCCTCCCCCCCCTTGTGCCTGCTGCAGTTGCAAATCGCGCAGCAAAGTGACTGAAAGCCAGCGACGGCAATAGTGCTCATTAAGTCCGGAGGCATGAGGTTGGTGACGGCGATTGAGGTGCAGTTCCTTATCAATGTCAAACATGTCACGGTCGAGGTCGTGAATAAAGCGGAGGAAAAACACCTTGTCGAGGTAAAAATCGTGGGTAAGCACATTGAATCGTTGGAACAAGACTTCGGGGCTGGCTTGATACTTCGCCATCATGTCGAGAAGCGCCGCGCCGTCCCATTTTTCTTTCGCAAAAAAATCGCCAATGTCTCGCACGAAAGCGCGGCGGTTGACCAAAATAGCCACCGCGAAGTAAGCCGCCTTGTAGTTGTTCAGGGTTTCCTCAAAAGAATTGACCCGCAGGAAATTCGACGCGAGGGGGCGTTCTTTGAGGTTGAGCACATTGAAGCCCAATTCCTTGGCCAATTGAAATGCTCGTTGTCGCTCATTGAGGCGGCTATTGAGCAGCAAGCGCCTTTTGTGCGGGTTGAACACCGAGCGCAGGCTGTGCAGCTCTGGATATTTCTCCAGCCCGCGCTCGTCTATTTGATAGCCAAATTGCTCACGCAGCAGCCCCGCCAACAGCGAGGAAGGCACCCCGCCGTTTTCCGGCAAATTGTATTTCTGAACAAACACGTCGGCAGCCCCTTCTATCTCCTCGAAATAGTTGCTGCGCAACTCTTGATATGCGCGCAATGCCGCGAAGAAAAAGTTCTCGTCGCGCAGTGAATAGTTGCGGGCAATTTCGAGCAATGCAGAGATGAAGGCGTTCACCCTGTCGGGCGCACGGGCGATGATTTCGACCACTTGCTGCACCTCTATGCCAAAAAGGTCGAGCGGAAGCTCGTTGAGAAAATTGCTTTTGAGCAAGTCGCTGAGCGGTGCGTATTGCTTGGTCAACTCCGATGAGGTCAAAAACGCGGGCGTGACACCCAACGCCTTCGCCAAACGGCGCTGGTTTTCGGGTTGCGGATATTTTTTCCCCTTCTCGATTTCGTTTAGGTACGAAACCGAGATGCCCGTCTGGCGGCTCAACTCTTCAAAATTCCAGCCACGTTCCTGCCGGAACTGCCTGATTTTCAGGCCGAAGATGATGCGTTGGTATTGAGTGGTGGCCATTTGCGGAGCAAAAGTAGGAAGTTCGTGGCTCGTTGCTTCCCGTCCGTTGTTTGTTCTGCGTTTTTTTGAAAAAGGAAGTCTGTGCCTTGTCGTTTTTTCTACTTTTGGCGCAAAAAATTGATTCTCCGAAACGAACAACTTTTACCGAACAACGAACGAAAAAATGCGCCAGCAAATCGTAGCCGGAAACTGGAAAATGAACAAGACCCTCGATGAAGGGCTGGAATTGACCAAAAACATCCTCGAAAAAGTAGAAAAGCCCAAAGGCTTGGTGGTGGTGGCGCCACCACTCACGCACTTGCGCGACGTGGGCAAAATGCTGAAGGTCAGAAAGCACTTCCACCTCGCGGCGCAAAATTGTCACCACGAGGAGAAAGGCGCTTTTACTGGCGAGGTGTCGGCGGACATGGTTGCTTCGGCGGGCGCTGAATTTGTCATCATCGGTCACTCCGAACGTCGCCAATACTTCAAGGAAAAAAACGACGTGCTGGCACAAAAAGTCAACATTGTGCTGGCGCGGGGGATGCGCCCCATTTTTTGCTGTGGTGAGCCGCTTCACATCCGGGAGGTGGACACGCACGTCGGCTATGTGGCCAAACAGTTGAAAGCCAGCCTGTTTCACCTCCGCGAAGAGGATTTCAGGAAAGTGGTCATCGCCTACGAACCCATCTGGGCCATCGGCACGGGTCGCACGGCCACGAGCGAACAGGCGCAAGAGATGCATTATGCGATTCGGGTGTTGGTGGCAAAAAAATATGGGAAAGCCATCGCCAACGACACAACCATTCTCTATGGCGGCTCTTGCAACGCGCAAAACGCGCCCGAACTTTTTGCCCAGCCCGATGTGGACGGCGGACTCATCGGCGGCGCATCGCTGAAAGCAGATGATTTTGCGGCCATCGTGGCGGCGCTCAAATAACGATGGGCAGGCTCCGACTTGATGCCGGGCGCGTTGCACGCACCCGCAGACTTATACCCCCTTCATGCTCAACGCCACCCGTTTCCGCGCAAAATCTACCTCCACCACGCGCACCGTCACTTGCTGGCCGAGCGAAACGACCTCCATCGGGTCGCGCACAAACTTGTCGGCCAATTGCGAGACATGGACAAGACCGCTGTCTTTCAAGCCAATGTCCACGAACGCGCCAAAGTTGGTGATGTTGGTCACGATGCCGGGCAGCACCATGCCGGGATGCAAGTCTTCGAGCGAGTGAACATTGGCAAACTCGAAGGGTTTGGCCGCGCCGCGCGGGTCGAGGCCGGGTTTTTCGAGCTCTTTCAGGATGTCTTGAAGCGTTGGCAAACCCACGTCGCCACGAACGTATTTTTTCAAATCAATTTTCGCCCGCAGAGATTTATCCTGCACTAAATCAGTTACTTTGCAGCCTAAGTCGGCGGACATTTCTTCCACGAGCGCGTAGCGTTCTGGGTGGACAGCCGTGTTGTCCAAAGGGTTTGCGGCTTCGCGGATTCGGAGAAACCCCGCGCATTGTTCGAAGGCTTTGTCGCCAAGGCGGGGGACTTTTTTGAGGTCGCTGCGTTTTTTGAACGCGCCGTTTTCAGCCCGGTAGTTCACGATGTTTTGCGCCAGCACGGGACCGAGGCCGGAGACGTAGGTGAGTAGGTGTTTGCTTGCAGTGTTGAGGTTGATGCCGACGGCGTTCACGCAGCTTTCCACCGTGCGGTCGAGGCTTTCTTTGAGTTGGGTCTGGTGCACATCGTGCTGGTACTGCCCTACCCCGATGCTTTTCGGGTCAATTTTCACCAACTCCGCCAACGGGTCGAGCAATCGTCGCCCGATGCTGACTGCGCCGCGCACCGTCACGTCGTGAGTCGGAAATTCGTCGCGGGCAACTTCCGAAGCCGAATAAATGGAAGCCCCCGCCTCGTTCACCTGAAAGACCTCGACGGGGTGTTGGAACTTGATTTTCCGCAAAAAATCCATCGTCTCGCGCCCGGCAGTACCGTTGCCGACCGAGATGGCCTCGATGCCGAATTTTTCTATCAAATGCTCGATTTCTGACTGGCTTTCAAATACTTGTCGCTGCGGCTCGTGCGGGTAAATGGTCGAGTTATGAAGCAGATTGCCGCTCGCGTCGAGACAAACGACCTTGCAGCCCGTGCGGAAACCGGGGTCAATGCCCAACACTCGTTTCTCCCCTAACGGAGCCGACAGAAGCAATTGGCGCAGGTTTTCGGCAAAAACGCGGATGGCCTCCGTGTCGGCTTTTTCCTTGCTCGAATTGCGAAATTCTGTTTCGATAGAGGGTTGCAACAGCCGTTTGTAACTGTCCTTGACGGCAGTGCGTACCTGTACCGCCGACTCGCCGTACCCAATCACATACATTTCTTCAAGGCTCTGCACGGCGCGTTCCTCCTCCGGCGCGATGGAGACTCGCAAGAAACCTTCTTCCTCGCCCCGACGCATGGCGAGCAAGCGGTGCGAGGGGCAGGATTTGAGCGGCTCGCTCCACTCAAAGTAGTCGCGGTATTTCGCCCCCTCTGTTTCCTTGCCTTTCACGAGTCGGGAGGCGATGACCGCGCCTCTCTCGAAATGCCGCCGCATCTTGTCGCGGGCTTTTATGTCCTCGCTCACCCATTCGGCGATGATGTCGCGCGCGCCTTGCAGCGCCTCTTCCACCGTCGGCACTTGCTCAGTAATGTATTGAGTAGCAATGGCTTCCAATTCTTTGTCTTTTTGTGCGAAAATTCTTTTCGCTAATGGTTCCAGGCCTTTTTCGATGGCGACGGATGCGCGGGTTTTGCGCTTGGGGCGGTAAGGCAGGTATAGGTCTTCCAACTCGGTCATGGTCGCCGCTCCCTCGATAGCCCTTCGGAGTTCGGGTGTCAGTTTCCCCTGCTCTTCGATGCTTTGCAGGATGGTCTCGCGGCGTTTGTCGAGTTCCTGCATTTTTTTCCATGTGTCTTGGATGTTGGCGATTTGCACCTCGTCGAGTTCGCCAGTTGCTTCTTTGCGGTATCGAGCAATAAAGGGAATCGTGGCACCGCCTTCGAGCAGTTCGATGACGGCCTCCACCCGGCGGGCGGAGATGTTTAGGAGGGGGGCGATGCGGGGAGCGTAGGACATCGTAGTTGCTGGTTGTTGTTTTTTTAGGGGCGGCAAATTTCTGTTTTCAAGGAAAAACAGGAGGCAGTTGAGCGGAAAAGTTATTCACAGTATTCTCGCGGCGGGTAAAAATCTTGCTCGAATATTCTATGACTGGCTTTGTATCAGCTCAATCCGTTGGCATTTCAAAACCTCCTTTTTAGGATGTAGGAAAAACTCGAAAGCCCCATCATGCTCGGGCGCATTTCAAATTGTCTCTCTTGTACGCTAGAACGCTGTTCCGGCAATATCGGAACAGCGTTCCGATTTACTTACGACAATTTAAAAGCACCATCATGCTCAAAGCCGTCGACTTAATACAGGTCAAAAAAAACGTGGCGGGCTGTGCGGGATTTTTGGAACAGTCGGAACCCGCTCACTCCAGTTGTGCCACAATGCGCCGAATCTCTTCCTCGTCGCTCACCCAGTAGTCTCCCTCCAAACCCGGTATCGCGGTGTCGCCCTTCATGCGTTTTTTCCCGGTGAAGTGAAATTCCTGCGCCCCTGTTGTCTCTGCGATGCTCCTGATATTTTGGGCAGTGATGCCAGCGCCCGGCATGATGATGATGCGCCCCGCTGCTTGTTGCACCAAGCGTTGCAATATGAAACGCCCCTCGTAGGCAGAGGCCGCTTGGCCAGAGCTCAATACCCGGTGAAAGCCAAGGGAGATGAGCTGTTCCAAGGCCGTCGCAGGGGCGGTTGTGAAATCGAAAGCGCGATGGCAGACAATCTCTATATCGCCAG
This genomic interval from Saprospiraceae bacterium contains the following:
- the tpiA gene encoding triose-phosphate isomerase is translated as MRQQIVAGNWKMNKTLDEGLELTKNILEKVEKPKGLVVVAPPLTHLRDVGKMLKVRKHFHLAAQNCHHEEKGAFTGEVSADMVASAGAEFVIIGHSERRQYFKEKNDVLAQKVNIVLARGMRPIFCCGEPLHIREVDTHVGYVAKQLKASLFHLREEDFRKVVIAYEPIWAIGTGRTATSEQAQEMHYAIRVLVAKKYGKAIANDTTILYGGSCNAQNAPELFAQPDVDGGLIGGASLKADDFAAIVAALK
- a CDS encoding RNA-binding transcriptional accessory protein, which translates into the protein MSYAPRIAPLLNISARRVEAVIELLEGGATIPFIARYRKEATGELDEVQIANIQDTWKKMQELDKRRETILQSIEEQGKLTPELRRAIEGAATMTELEDLYLPYRPKRKTRASVAIEKGLEPLAKRIFAQKDKELEAIATQYITEQVPTVEEALQGARDIIAEWVSEDIKARDKMRRHFERGAVIASRLVKGKETEGAKYRDYFEWSEPLKSCPSHRLLAMRRGEEEGFLRVSIAPEEERAVQSLEEMYVIGYGESAVQVRTAVKDSYKRLLQPSIETEFRNSSKEKADTEAIRVFAENLRQLLLSAPLGEKRVLGIDPGFRTGCKVVCLDASGNLLHNSTIYPHEPQRQVFESQSEIEHLIEKFGIEAISVGNGTAGRETMDFLRKIKFQHPVEVFQVNEAGASIYSASEVARDEFPTHDVTVRGAVSIGRRLLDPLAELVKIDPKSIGVGQYQHDVHQTQLKESLDRTVESCVNAVGINLNTASKHLLTYVSGLGPVLAQNIVNYRAENGAFKKRSDLKKVPRLGDKAFEQCAGFLRIREAANPLDNTAVHPERYALVEEMSADLGCKVTDLVQDKSLRAKIDLKKYVRGDVGLPTLQDILKELEKPGLDPRGAAKPFEFANVHSLEDLHPGMVLPGIVTNITNFGAFVDIGLKDSGLVHVSQLADKFVRDPMEVVSLGQQVTVRVVEVDFARKRVALSMKGV
- a CDS encoding copper homeostasis protein CutC; its protein translation is MQFEICAVNIQSAIAAERAGGHRIELCVALDVGGLTPSHGLIRAAVHQLNIPVNVLIRPREGHFHYSDYELDIMLDDIRFCHEAGVHGVVVGALTADRQLDLPKMEAMKKMAGDIEIVCHRAFDFTTAPATALEQLISLGFHRVLSSGQAASAYEGRFILQRLVQQAAGRIIIMPGAGITAQNIRSIAETTGAQEFHFTGKKRMKGDTAIPGLEGDYWVSDEEEIRRIVAQLE